From a single Limnochordia bacterium genomic region:
- a CDS encoding ferritin-like domain-containing protein: protein MINEEMRISVAPPCNLDQFRADLEESIQDELCDIGFYAGIALEAPTDILRLLTISIVGDEYAHARIQAALLGVNPPPLSTPPACPTPTGDFKEDVETAIAGEISAVARYSMLAQCAPTANIRYLLTSIITDEYGHAKIWSAMLNALS, encoded by the coding sequence ATGATCAATGAAGAGATGAGAATATCCGTGGCGCCACCCTGCAATCTGGATCAGTTTCGAGCTGACCTTGAGGAATCCATTCAGGATGAGCTCTGTGATATTGGCTTTTACGCTGGAATTGCACTGGAGGCACCCACTGACATCCTTCGGTTGCTCACCATTAGTATTGTCGGTGATGAGTATGCTCACGCCCGTATCCAGGCTGCCTTATTGGGTGTGAATCCACCGCCGCTATCCACGCCACCGGCATGTCCAACCCCAACCGGTGATTTCAAGGAAGACGTAGAGACCGCCATTGCCGGCGAGATCAGCGCTGTAGCCCGCTATTCGATGCTTGCACAATGTGCACCGACAGCCAACATCCGCTATCTGCTAACATCGATTATCACTGATGAATATGGTCATGCCAAGATCTGGAGTGCCATGCTCAATGCGCTAAGCTAA